The sequence below is a genomic window from Nostoc flagelliforme CCNUN1.
ATGATCCTGGCTCTTCTGGCGATGACAAATTTAAATCCATACGCCAAACTTTAGGTAGCGATCCAGGCACAATTAAAGACGGCGGAATTTTCTTTGATGGCACAACTGGCTACTTTGAATTCAGGTTTTCTGGAAATGGGGGCGAGTATGAACTAGGATTTTCGGTTAGATAAGTAAAAGTTCCTTGTGTGCTTGTATCTGAAAATAATCTTTCAAAGCCCAGATGAGTTTTGTAAGTAGAGGCTTGGTCTCTGCTTACAAAACAGATTAAAAGTATGAATAAATGCGTTGGGTTTCTCAGATATGGCTCATATTTTGCAAGTTAAAAATCAAAAAATTCCGACGGGAAAAATTGTCAGCTTGTTGGCGAGCTATCAGCTATTTCCCCAATTTTTACGTGAGATTATCACTGATCAGGCGATCGTTTCCTTTAGCTGTACGCTCGAAGAAAAAGCCAGTGCTTGTGAGCAATTTTATGAGAAATGGCAGCTTACTTCCGAATTAAGACGTCAGCAATGGCTAGAACTCTATGAAATGACTCCAGAGCAGTTAGAAACTATAGCTATCCGAGAACTAAAAATTGAGAAGTTTAAACAAGCTAACTGGGAGCCGAAAATTGAAAGTCATTTCCTTAAGCGTAAGTCTTCGCTAAACAAAGTAATTTATTCTTTAATCAGGACGAAGGATGAAGGGCTTGCTGACGAGCTTTATTTCCGACTTCAGGAAGGAGAGCAGTCCTTTACTGAACTAGCTCGACAATTTTCTCAAGGACCAGAAGCAAAAAGCGGAGGTTGGTGTGGGCCAGTCGAACTCGGTAAAATGTCTTCAAAGCTAGCACAAATGTTGTACGGCAGTAAACCGGGTCAACTATGGCGTCCTACTCGTTTAGGAGAATGGCTGGTGATTGTAAGACTAGAGATACTTATCCCAGCTTTACTAGATGAATCAATGCGCCAGCGACTGCTAGATGAACTCTTTGAAGCCTGGCTAGAAGAAAAACTAGTTGAACTTAGCAATGGTGGCTGGATCTCCCTGGATTGACTAATATAGCGGTTCTTGACCTGGTGAGGTACGTTTTCAAAGCTACTAACCTTGTTCAAGAAGATTTGGGTGTGTCTCCAAGAAAGTATTTCATGAGCGAGCTTCGCTTTTTCTACCTACAAAAAATGTTTGGACAACCCGTACATCTAATTCCACTGTCTCTGGAAGGCGCAGCGCTCGCTATAAAGCTGATAGGTACGTCACTATCACAAAGTTCGTTCGCAGATAAAATCACTCGAATACCACTGTTCTATTACCATATACCAATACACGATTTTGCAAGTGCGATCG
It includes:
- a CDS encoding peptidylprolyl isomerase; its protein translation is MAHILQVKNQKIPTGKIVSLLASYQLFPQFLREIITDQAIVSFSCTLEEKASACEQFYEKWQLTSELRRQQWLELYEMTPEQLETIAIRELKIEKFKQANWEPKIESHFLKRKSSLNKVIYSLIRTKDEGLADELYFRLQEGEQSFTELARQFSQGPEAKSGGWCGPVELGKMSSKLAQMLYGSKPGQLWRPTRLGEWLVIVRLEILIPALLDESMRQRLLDELFEAWLEEKLVELSNGGWISLD